Proteins encoded within one genomic window of Xiphophorus maculatus strain JP 163 A chromosome 11, X_maculatus-5.0-male, whole genome shotgun sequence:
- the ublcp1 gene encoding ubiquitin-like domain-containing CTD phosphatase 1 codes for MSVSVIIKWGGQEYSISSLSEEDTVMDLKQSIKSLTGVLPERQKLLGLKIKGKPAEDEVKLGSLKLKPNTKIMMMGTREESLEDVLAPPPDNDDVVNDFDIEEEVIEVENREENLAKIARRVKDYKVEELNPPREGKRLLVLDVDYTLFDHKSCAETGQELMRPFLHEFLTSAYENYDIVIWSATSMKWIEAKMKELGVTDNPSYKITFMLDSGAMITVHTPKRGVVEVKPLGVIWGKYGEFYNRKNTIMFDDIGRNFLMNPQNGLKIRPFMKAHLNREKDRELSKLAQYLKEIAKLEDFSGLNHKHWERYLSKRQQH; via the exons ATGTCTGTGTCAGTGATCATAAAGTGGGGAGGACAGGAGTACTCCATCAGTTCTCTTTCTGAGGAGGACACTGTGATGGACCTGAAACAGTCTATCAAGAGTCTGACTGGGGTGTTaccagagagacagaaactaCTGGGACTAAAGATTAAAG GTAAACCTGCAGAGGATGAGGTTAAGCTGGGCTCCTTGAAACTAAAGCCTAATACCAAAATTATGATGATGGGTACCAGAGAAGAAAGCCTG gaagATGTTTTAGCTCCTCCCCCAGACAATGACGATGTTGTAAATGATTTTGACATTGAGGAGGAAGTCATAGAGGTAGAGAACAG AGAGGAGAATCTTGCTAAAATAGCTCGCAGAGTCAAAGACTATAAAGTCGAGGAACTGAATCCTCCCAGAGAAGGCAAGAGGCTCCTGGTGTTGGATGTGGACTACACTCTGTTTG ATCACAAGTCTTGTGCCGAAACGGGTCAGGAGCTGATGAGACCATTCCTTCATGAGTTTCTCACATCTGCCTATGAGAACTACGACATTGTTATCTGGT CTGCTACAAGTATGAAGTGGATAGAGGCCAAGATGAAA GAGTTGGGAGTGACGGATAACCCAAGTTACAAGATCACATTCATGTTGGACAGCGGAGCCATGATCACAGTACACACTCCGAAGAGAGGGGTGGTGGAG GTGAAGCCTTTAGGTGTGATCTGGGGAAAGTATGGAGAGTTTTACAACAGAAAGAACACCATCATGTTTGATGACATCGGACGGAATTTCCTCATGAATCCACAGAATGGACTAAAG ATCCGACCCTTCATGAAGGCCCATCTCAACAGGGAGAAGGACAGAGAGCTCTCTAAACTGGCTCAGTACCTGAAAGAAATCGCCAAGCTTGAAGACTTCAGTGGACTTAATCATAAACATTGGGAAAG gtACTTATCCAAGAGGCAGCAGCACTGA